From a region of the Candidatus Korarchaeum sp. genome:
- a CDS encoding ABC transporter ATP-binding protein: protein MLSYRDVSKRYGDVIALKGVTLEFQPGKIHALLGPNGSGKSTLMKIALGLVKPDSGSVRVYDVDPVRDPIGARRLIGYVPEEVLIYESLTPSEWFSFVGSIYGMDRELLRERLDTLIRVVQQFLSS, encoded by the coding sequence ATGCTGAGTTACAGGGACGTCAGTAAGCGATACGGCGACGTGATCGCTCTCAAGGGCGTCACTCTGGAATTCCAACCTGGGAAAATACATGCCCTTCTGGGCCCTAATGGTTCCGGGAAGTCTACTCTGATGAAAATAGCGTTAGGGCTCGTGAAACCTGATTCGGGGAGCGTCAGGGTTTATGATGTAGATCCAGTCAGGGATCCGATAGGGGCTAGGAGGCTCATAGGCTACGTCCCGGAGGAAGTGCTCATTTACGAGAGCCTCACCCCATCCGAATGGTTCAGTTTCGTCGGGAGCATCTACGGGATGGATAGGGAGCTCCTGAGGGAGAGGTTGGATACCCTCATAA